A section of the Oryzias latipes chromosome 8, ASM223467v1 genome encodes:
- the LOC101168042 gene encoding branched-chain-amino-acid aminotransferase, cytosolic-like isoform X1, which yields MAALRTVLHARVVPFSGSLRFVSSFKAADLTIQRNAACKPKPDPSTLLFGKNFSDHMLTVSWSEKTGWEAPQIKPFQNLSLHPASSSLHYSIELFEGMKAFRGVDNHIRLFRPMLNMERMHRSAERSCLPLFEKAELLECIRKLVEVDQEWVPYSLDASLYIRPTFIGTEPSLGVARPGSALIFVIVGPVGPYFSTGTFNPVSLLADPSFVRAWKGGVGAYKMGGNYGPTIAVQSEASKRGCQQVLWLYGEDEEVTEVGTMNFFVYWTKQNGERELVTPGLDGLILPGVTRQSLLDLARGWGEFKVTERTMGMKELLAALEAGRVLEVFGAGTACVVCPVSELLYKGKTYHIPTMENGPDLAKRFFKELTDIQYGRTPSDWAPLVV from the exons ATGGCAGCGCTGAGGACA GTGCTTCATGCTCGAGTTGTCCCGTTCTCCGGTTCTCTGCGGTTTGTCAGCTCCTTCAAG GCAGCGGATCTCACCATCCAGCGGAACGCAGCATGCAAGCCCAAGCCCGACCCGTCCACGCTGCTGTTCGGCAAGAACTTCTCCGACCACATGCTGACCGTCAGCTGGTCGGAGAAGACCGGCTGGGAGGCGCCGCAAATCAAACCCTTCCAGAACCTCTCGCTGCACCCGGCCAGCTCCTCCCTTCACTACTCCATCGAG CTGTTTGAGGGCATGAAGGCGTTCCGCGGCGTGGACAACCACATTCGCCTGTTCAGACCCATGCTGAACATGGAGCGGATGCATCGCAGTGCAGAGAGAAGCTGCCTTCCA CTCTTCGAGAAGGCGGAGCTGCTGGAGTGCATCAGGAAGCTGGTGGAGGTGGACCAGGAGTGGGTCCCGTACTCCCTGGATGCCAGCCTGTACATCAGACCCACCTTCATCGGGACCGAG CCTTCTTTGGGCGTGGCTCGACCTGGAAGTGCGTTGATCTTCGTCATCGTCGGCCCGGTGGGACCTTACTTCAGCACGGGGACCTTCAACCCGGTGTCTCTTCTGGCAGACCCTTCGTTTGTCAGAGCTTGGAAAGGAGGGGTGGGGGCCTACAAGATGGGAGg AAACTACGGGCCCACCATCGCCGTGCAGAGCGAGGCCTCAAAGCGAGGCTGCCAGCAGGTGCTGTGGCTGTACGGAGAAGACGAGGAGGTCACAGAGGTCGGCACCATGAACTTCTTCGTCTACTGGACCAAGCAGAACGGAG AGAGGGAGCTGGTGACTCCCGGTCTGGACGGCCTCATCCTCCCCGGAGTGACCAGGCAGTCCCTGCTGGACCTGGCTCGAGGCTGG GGGGAGTTTAAAGTGACGGAGCGAACGATGGGCATGAAGGAGCTGCTCGCCGCTCTGGAAGCTGGACGGGTTCTGGAGGTGTTCGGAGCCGGAACAGCTTGTGTGGTCTGTCCGGTCAGCGAGCTCCTCTACAAAGGAAAA ACATACCACATCCCCACCATGGAGAACGGTCCGGACCTGGCAAAGAGGTTCTTCAAGGAGCTGACGGACATTCAG TACGGACGCACGCCGAGCGATTGGGCGCCGCTGGTCGTTTAA
- the LOC101168042 gene encoding branched-chain-amino-acid aminotransferase, cytosolic-like isoform X2 produces MLTVSWSEKTGWEAPQIKPFQNLSLHPASSSLHYSIELFEGMKAFRGVDNHIRLFRPMLNMERMHRSAERSCLPLFEKAELLECIRKLVEVDQEWVPYSLDASLYIRPTFIGTEPSLGVARPGSALIFVIVGPVGPYFSTGTFNPVSLLADPSFVRAWKGGVGAYKMGGNYGPTIAVQSEASKRGCQQVLWLYGEDEEVTEVGTMNFFVYWTKQNGERELVTPGLDGLILPGVTRQSLLDLARGWGEFKVTERTMGMKELLAALEAGRVLEVFGAGTACVVCPVSELLYKGKTYHIPTMENGPDLAKRFFKELTDIQYGRTPSDWAPLVV; encoded by the exons ATGCTGACCGTCAGCTGGTCGGAGAAGACCGGCTGGGAGGCGCCGCAAATCAAACCCTTCCAGAACCTCTCGCTGCACCCGGCCAGCTCCTCCCTTCACTACTCCATCGAG CTGTTTGAGGGCATGAAGGCGTTCCGCGGCGTGGACAACCACATTCGCCTGTTCAGACCCATGCTGAACATGGAGCGGATGCATCGCAGTGCAGAGAGAAGCTGCCTTCCA CTCTTCGAGAAGGCGGAGCTGCTGGAGTGCATCAGGAAGCTGGTGGAGGTGGACCAGGAGTGGGTCCCGTACTCCCTGGATGCCAGCCTGTACATCAGACCCACCTTCATCGGGACCGAG CCTTCTTTGGGCGTGGCTCGACCTGGAAGTGCGTTGATCTTCGTCATCGTCGGCCCGGTGGGACCTTACTTCAGCACGGGGACCTTCAACCCGGTGTCTCTTCTGGCAGACCCTTCGTTTGTCAGAGCTTGGAAAGGAGGGGTGGGGGCCTACAAGATGGGAGg AAACTACGGGCCCACCATCGCCGTGCAGAGCGAGGCCTCAAAGCGAGGCTGCCAGCAGGTGCTGTGGCTGTACGGAGAAGACGAGGAGGTCACAGAGGTCGGCACCATGAACTTCTTCGTCTACTGGACCAAGCAGAACGGAG AGAGGGAGCTGGTGACTCCCGGTCTGGACGGCCTCATCCTCCCCGGAGTGACCAGGCAGTCCCTGCTGGACCTGGCTCGAGGCTGG GGGGAGTTTAAAGTGACGGAGCGAACGATGGGCATGAAGGAGCTGCTCGCCGCTCTGGAAGCTGGACGGGTTCTGGAGGTGTTCGGAGCCGGAACAGCTTGTGTGGTCTGTCCGGTCAGCGAGCTCCTCTACAAAGGAAAA ACATACCACATCCCCACCATGGAGAACGGTCCGGACCTGGCAAAGAGGTTCTTCAAGGAGCTGACGGACATTCAG TACGGACGCACGCCGAGCGATTGGGCGCCGCTGGTCGTTTAA
- the hsd17b14 gene encoding 17-beta-hydroxysteroid dehydrogenase 14 yields the protein MSFRYLGKVVIVTGGSRGIGRGITEAFVRNGAKVVFCALGEGDTVEAELNRTGPGSCKFVRCDVTKEEDIKRLISSTVELHGHIDCLVNNAGWHPPHKSIDDTTAEEFRDLLNLNLVSYFLASKFALPYLRQRQGNIINISSLVGSIGQKDAVPYVATKGAIISMTKAMAVDESQYHVRVNCISPGNVMTPLWEELAAQTADAAAAVKMGENAQLMGRMGTEAECGLAALYLAADATYCTGIDLVLSGGAELNYGFKSQINT from the exons ATGTCCTTCCGCTACCTCGGCAAAGTTGTTATTGTGACTGGAGGGTCTAGAGGAATCGGCAGAGGGATTACCGAGGCCTTTG tgagAAATGGAGCCAAAGTGGTGTTTTGTGCATTAGGAG AAGGTGACACTGTTGAGGCAGAACTGAACAGAACCGGACCAGGATCCTGCAAGTTTGTGAGATGTGATGTCACCAAGGAAGAGGACATCAAG AGGCTGATCTCCTCCACCGTGGAGCTGCATGGACACATCGACTGCTTGGTCAACAACGCAGGCTGGC ACCCTCCGCACAAATCCATCGATGACACCACAGCTGAGGAATTCAGAGATCTGCTCAACCTGAACCTCGTCAGCTACTTCCTGGCTTCCAAA TTTGCGTTGCCATATCTGCGGCAGCGTCAGGGAAACATCATTAATATTTCCAGTCTCGTGGGCTCTATTGGTCAGAAAGATGCAGTGCCATATGTTGCCACGAAA GGGGCGATCATCTCCATGACGAAGGCGATGGCTGTGGATGAGAGCCAATACCACGTGAGAGTGAACTG CATCTCTCCAGGTAACGTGATGACGCctctgtgggaggagctagcTGCGCAGACGGCAGATGCCGCCGCCGCTGTGAAGATGGGAGAAAATGCTCAG CTGATGGGCCGCATGGGGACCGAGGCCGAGTGTGGACTGGCAGCTTTGTACCTGGCTGCTGACGCTACCTACTGCACCGGCATCGACCTCGTGCTCAGCGGGGGCGCCGAACTCAACTACGGCTTCAAGAGTCAGATCAACACCTGA
- the LOC101163081 gene encoding potassium voltage-gated channel subfamily A member 7-like: MHSQDEGGGTDGGGEQSAEKQKAEEANKDQKQSKDESNKLERESSEKEPGSGSRRESRRAGPPRMGWALSDRLAINVSGMRYETQLRTLAQFPDTLLGDSQRRLRYFDPLRNELFLDRNRICFEAILYFYQSGGRLRRPANVPLDIFMEELHFYELGEETIDRFKEDEGFPKEEERPLPAKKWQQKIWMLFEYPESSGGARIIAIISVMVIILSILIFCLETLPEFRQEKERREQYTITPHPTIPNETVQVPPKFTPFHDPFFIVETICICWFSFELIMRFISAPSKMSFFKDVMNVIDFLAILPYFVTVGTELGKDKDTQPSVSLALIRVIRLVRVFRIFKLSRHSKGLQILGQTLKASLRELALLIFFLFIGVIIFSSAAYFAEADSPNTAFTSIPEAFWWAVVSMTTVGYGDMCPITVGGKLVGSMCAIAGVLTISLPVPVIVSNFSYFYHREMECEDTREYHHVSTSVWEKSEEDGDEDDEEDGMDEDPESMLDYAPLYGQNRAMCPPLNGTLMAGVCGGQETGDPVTLRFCPKEPLVTQV, encoded by the exons ATGCACAGTCAGGATGAGGGAGGAGGTACAGACGGAGGAGGAGAGCAGTCAGCGGAAAAGCAAAAAGCCGAGGAGGCCAACAAGGATCAGAAGCAGAGTAAAGATGAGTCCAACAAGCTGGAGAGGGAGAGCAGCGAGAAGGAACCAGGGAGCGGGAGCAGGAGGGAGAGCCGCCGGGCCGGTCCTCCCAGGATGGGCTGGGCTCTGAGCGACCGCCTGGCCATCAACGTGTCAGGGATGCGCTACGAGACCCAGCTCCGGACGCTCGCCCAGTTCCCGGACACGCTGCTGGGCGACTCTCAGCGCCGCCTTCGCTACTTTGACCCGCTGCGTAACGAACTGTTCTTGGACAGAAACCGCATCTGCTTCGAGGCCATCCTCTACTTCTACCAGTCGGGGGGGAGGCTGAGGAGGCCTGCAAACGTCCCCCTGGACATCTTCATGGAGGAGCTGCACTTCTATGAGCTCGGAGAGGAGACCATCGACCGCTTCAAGGAGGATGAGGGCTTCCCCAAAGAGGAGGAGAGACCTCTGCCAGCCAAAAAGTGGCAGCAGAAGATCTGGATGCTGTTTGAGTATCCAGAGTCTTCCGGTGGAGCGCGGATCATCGCCATCATCAGCGTcatggtcatcatcctctccattCTCATCTTCTGCCTGGAGACTCTGCCCGAGTTCAGACAGGAGAAAGAGCGGAGGGAG CAATACACCATCACCCCTCACCCCACCATACCCAACGAAACCGTCCAGGTCCCGCCAAAGTTCACCCCCTTCCACGACCCGTTCTTCATCGTGGAGACCATCTGCATCTGCTGGTTTTCCTTCGAGCTGATTATGCGCTTCATCAGCGCTCCGAGCAAGATGAGCTTCTTCAAGGACGTCATGAACGTCATCGACTTCTTGGCCATTCTGCCTTATTTTGTCACAGTGGGCACGGAGCTCGGCAAGGACAAAGACACCCAGCCCTCGGTGTCTCTGGCCCTCATCAGGGTCATCAGGCTGGTGAGAGTCTTCAGGATCTTTAAACTTTCCCGTCACTCCAAAGGCCTACAGATCCTCGGTCAGACCCTGAAGGCCAGCCTGCGGGAGCTGGCCCtgctcatcttcttcctcttcatcgGAGTCATCATTTTCTCCAGTGCCGCCTATTTTGCTGAGGCGGACAGTCCAAACACGGCCTTCACCAGCATACCTGAAGCTTTCTGGTGGGCGGTGGTTTCCATGACAACGGTGGGCTACGGTGACATGTGCCCGATTACGGTTGGGGGAAAGCTGGTGGGCTCCATGTGCGCCATCGCAGGCGTGCTCACCATCTCCTTGCCCGTGCCCGTCATCGTGTCCAACTTTAGCTACTTCTACCACAGAGAGATGGAATGTGAAGACACCAGAGAGTACCACCACGTCTCCACGTCCGTCTGGGAGAAGAGCGAAGAGGACGGAGACGAGGACGACGAGGAGGACGGAATGGACGAAGATCCGGAGAGCATGTTGGATTACGCACCCCTGTACGGGCAGAATAGGGCTATGTGCCCTCCACTCAATGGGACCCTCATGGCTGGGGTTTGCGGCGGACAGGAAACAGGCGACCCTGTGACCTTAAGGTTCTGTCCCAAGGAACCCTTGGTTACTCAGGTCTGA